One Angustibacter sp. Root456 genomic window carries:
- a CDS encoding helix-turn-helix domain-containing protein encodes MSEQGPAAEREPLGRSLASAREASGQSVADVAAAINLRETVVRAIERDDFSLCGGDVYARGHVRAYARQVGLDPAPLLATYAAQHGGVRRVPTSEEPPVFAAGPVPVAPLRARERAGGVPLERSGPNWSLVVGAVLTVVVVLLVVQLVSDLRGPSRPTSEVAGPVATASPTSGATPSAGPTPGGTPGATAPAATASTTAQPSPSVTQQPRGVAIALRLTGDSWVSVRDAAGRTVFSGLLSKGDARRFTDGKGLRLTLGSAGNVELTVNGKAIGAAGDKGQVVRLNFGPGDPA; translated from the coding sequence ATGAGCGAGCAGGGGCCGGCGGCCGAGCGCGAGCCGCTCGGGCGCTCGTTGGCTTCCGCCCGCGAGGCCAGCGGGCAGTCGGTGGCCGACGTCGCCGCAGCCATCAACCTGCGCGAGACCGTCGTGCGCGCGATCGAGCGCGACGACTTCTCGCTGTGCGGGGGCGACGTCTACGCGCGCGGCCACGTGCGGGCCTACGCCCGTCAGGTCGGCCTCGACCCCGCTCCCTTGCTCGCGACGTACGCGGCGCAGCACGGTGGCGTGCGGCGCGTGCCGACGTCCGAGGAGCCGCCGGTTTTCGCCGCCGGTCCAGTGCCCGTCGCACCGCTGCGCGCGCGCGAGCGGGCCGGTGGAGTGCCGCTCGAGCGGTCGGGGCCGAACTGGTCGCTCGTCGTGGGGGCGGTGCTCACGGTCGTCGTCGTCCTGCTCGTGGTGCAGCTGGTGAGCGACCTGCGGGGGCCGAGCCGGCCGACGAGCGAGGTCGCGGGGCCGGTGGCGACGGCGAGCCCGACGTCCGGTGCCACGCCGTCGGCAGGTCCGACACCCGGGGGGACGCCGGGTGCGACCGCACCTGCCGCCACCGCGTCCACGACGGCGCAGCCGAGCCCTTCGGTGACCCAGCAACCACGCGGCGTGGCCATCGCGCTGCGGCTCACCGGCGACTCGTGGGTGTCGGTGCGCGACGCCGCCGGTCGCACGGTGTTCTCCGGCCTGCTGTCGAAGGGTGACGCGCGACGCTTCACCGACGGCAAGGGCCTGCGGCTGACCTTGGGCAGCGCGGGAAACGTCGAGCTCACGGTCAACGGCAAGGCCATCGGGGCGGCCGGTGACAAGGGGCAGGTCGTGCGGCTGAACTTCGGGCCCGGTGACCCCGCCTAG
- the rimO gene encoding 30S ribosomal protein S12 methylthiotransferase RimO, which yields MASRTVALVTLGCTRNEVDSEELAGRLEAEGWTLVDDAESADVAVVNTCGFVESAKKDSVDALLEASDLKDDASARTRAVVAVGCLAERYGQQLADSLPEADAVLGFDSYADLSSHLDSILHGGRPGSHVPRDRRTLLPLSPAARQDTAAAVAVPGHAVADLPAGVAPASGPRVVRRRLDGRPWAPLKIASGCDRRCAFCAIPAFRGSFLSRRPTDVLAEARWLAEQGVRELFLVSENSTSYGKDLGDLRLLEQLLPELSAIEGVDRVRVSYLQPAEMRPTLLEAMTQTPGVVPYFDLSFQHASPGLLRRMRRFGGTDPFLALLDQVREQAPQAGVRSNVIVGFPGETDEDVAELERFLVAARLDVVGVFGYSDEDGTEAETYDAKVDPDVVAERVRRVTDLVEQLTDERARERVGEHVEVLVEEIVDGEAEGRAAHQGPDVDGVVRLSAGDLAVGDLVPAVVVDHVGVDLIARAR from the coding sequence ATGGCTTCTCGCACGGTCGCTCTGGTGACGCTCGGCTGCACCCGCAACGAGGTCGACTCCGAGGAGCTCGCCGGCCGCCTCGAGGCCGAGGGCTGGACCCTCGTCGACGACGCCGAGTCCGCCGACGTCGCCGTCGTGAACACGTGCGGGTTCGTGGAGTCGGCCAAGAAGGACTCCGTCGACGCGCTGCTCGAGGCCAGCGACCTCAAGGACGACGCCAGCGCCCGCACGCGCGCCGTGGTGGCGGTGGGCTGCCTGGCCGAGCGCTACGGCCAGCAGCTGGCCGACTCGCTGCCCGAGGCCGACGCGGTGCTGGGCTTCGACTCCTACGCCGACCTGTCGTCGCACCTGGACTCGATCCTGCACGGCGGCCGGCCGGGGTCGCACGTGCCGCGCGACCGGCGCACGCTGCTGCCGTTGAGCCCGGCCGCGCGGCAGGACACCGCGGCCGCAGTGGCCGTGCCGGGGCACGCGGTGGCCGACCTGCCCGCCGGGGTCGCTCCGGCGTCCGGGCCGCGCGTGGTGCGTCGCCGGCTCGACGGCCGTCCGTGGGCGCCGCTGAAGATCGCGTCGGGCTGCGACCGGCGCTGCGCGTTCTGCGCGATCCCGGCTTTTCGCGGGTCGTTCCTGTCGCGCCGCCCGACCGACGTGCTGGCCGAGGCGCGCTGGCTGGCCGAGCAGGGCGTGCGCGAGCTGTTCCTCGTGAGCGAGAACTCCACGTCGTACGGCAAGGACCTCGGCGACCTGCGCCTGCTGGAGCAGCTGCTGCCCGAGCTGAGCGCGATCGAGGGCGTCGACCGGGTGCGCGTGTCGTACCTGCAGCCGGCCGAGATGCGCCCCACGCTGCTCGAGGCCATGACCCAGACGCCGGGCGTGGTGCCGTACTTCGACCTGTCGTTCCAGCACGCGTCGCCGGGCCTGCTGCGTCGCATGCGGCGGTTCGGAGGCACCGACCCCTTCCTGGCGTTGCTGGATCAGGTGCGCGAGCAGGCTCCGCAGGCGGGCGTGCGATCAAATGTCATCGTCGGCTTTCCCGGTGAGACCGACGAGGACGTCGCCGAGCTCGAGCGCTTCCTGGTGGCGGCCCGGCTGGACGTCGTGGGCGTGTTCGGCTACTCCGACGAGGACGGCACCGAGGCCGAGACGTACGACGCCAAGGTCGACCCCGACGTCGTCGCCGAGCGGGTGCGCCGGGTCACCGACCTGGTCGAGCAGCTCACCGACGAGCGGGCGCGCGAGCGGGTGGGTGAGCACGTCGAGGTGCTGGTCGAGGAGATCGTGGACGGCGAGGCCGAGGGCCGCGCAGCCCACCAGGGCCCTGACGTCGATGGTGTCGTCCGGCTGTCGGCCGGTGACCTGGCGGTCGGTGACCTGGTGCCAGCAGTGGTCGTCGACCACGTCGGGGTCGACCTCATCGCTCGCGCTCGGTGA
- a CDS encoding DNA translocase FtsK — translation MATRTSSPVRRSGSTRTSSTSRSSATRPRGSTRPAGRAASGSRGGLPLPLRALRGLWMGTAHLAGGTARRIGHSARDLDPAHRRDGFGFTLIALAIVVAAREWWGLDGFVGDVVHAVAAGTFGRVALALPIVLVALGVRMLRHPDATSANSRVSIGLTTLAVAACGLVHISRGLPDVSDGWRALRDAGGMIGFLASSPLEQAVTRWGAGLLLALLGFFGVLVITATPVHAIPRRLRELLDRLTGHDREPQDTAGEGTTDDEAPVPLRRGRTARRKVAALADGERAGDEAFETPVATDAAGRRLRPGQKRPVGDDAATVPPVENGVETTPPAATAPPPTTPIPQRTEQLALAGDVTYTLPSNEILAPGSPHKARSAANDRVVEALSGVLDQFDIDAQVTGFMRGPTVTRYEVELGKGTKVERVTALSKNIAYAVASADVRILSPIPGKSAIGIEIPNTDREKVSLGDVLRSSTARDNHHPMVMGVGKDVEGGYVIANLAKMPHLLVAGATGAGKSSFVNSMITSILMRSTPDEVRMVLVDPKRVELTGYEGIPHLITPIITSPKKAAEALQWVVREMDTRYDDLAAFGFKHIDDFNKAVKAGKVTPPPGSERVVHPYPYLLVIVDELADLMMVAPRDVEDSIVRITQLARAAGIHLVLATQRPSVDVVTGLIKANVPSRMAFATSSLADSRVVLDQPGAEKLIGQGDALFLPMGSSKPMRVQGAWVTESEIAKVVEHVKTQLKPSYRDDVVVAQAKKQVDEDIGDDLDLLLQATELVVTTQFGSTSMLQRKLRVGFAKAGRLMDLMESRGIVGPSEGSKARDVLVKADDLPATLAVLRGEEPVGAAPYDDLADVDGAADGAGEDAWQLTDRA, via the coding sequence ATGGCGACCCGTACGTCTTCCCCCGTACGCCGGTCGGGCAGCACCCGCACGAGCAGCACGAGCCGTTCGAGCGCGACCCGCCCGCGCGGCAGCACCCGTCCGGCCGGACGCGCCGCGAGCGGCTCGCGCGGGGGCCTCCCGCTGCCGCTGCGCGCCCTGCGCGGGCTGTGGATGGGGACGGCCCACCTCGCCGGCGGGACGGCGCGCCGCATCGGACACAGCGCGCGTGACCTCGACCCCGCCCACCGCCGCGACGGCTTCGGGTTCACGCTCATCGCCCTGGCCATCGTGGTGGCCGCGCGCGAGTGGTGGGGCCTCGACGGCTTCGTCGGCGACGTCGTCCACGCCGTCGCCGCAGGCACCTTCGGCCGGGTCGCGCTGGCGCTGCCGATCGTGCTGGTCGCCCTGGGCGTGCGCATGCTCCGCCACCCCGACGCGACGTCGGCCAACAGCCGCGTCTCCATCGGCCTGACCACGCTGGCCGTCGCCGCCTGCGGCCTGGTGCACATCAGTCGCGGCCTGCCCGACGTCAGCGACGGCTGGCGCGCGCTGCGCGACGCCGGCGGCATGATCGGCTTCCTGGCCTCCAGCCCGCTCGAGCAGGCCGTGACGCGCTGGGGCGCAGGCCTGCTGCTCGCGCTGCTCGGTTTCTTCGGGGTGCTGGTCATCACCGCGACGCCGGTGCACGCGATCCCGCGCCGGCTGCGCGAGCTCCTCGACCGGCTCACCGGCCACGACCGCGAGCCGCAGGACACCGCGGGGGAGGGGACGACGGACGACGAGGCCCCGGTGCCGCTGCGACGCGGCCGCACCGCCCGCCGCAAGGTCGCCGCGCTGGCGGACGGTGAGCGCGCCGGTGACGAGGCGTTCGAGACGCCGGTGGCCACGGACGCCGCGGGCCGCCGGCTGCGTCCTGGCCAGAAGCGTCCCGTCGGGGACGACGCCGCCACGGTGCCGCCGGTCGAGAACGGCGTCGAGACGACGCCTCCGGCCGCCACCGCGCCGCCCCCCACGACCCCCATCCCGCAGCGCACCGAGCAGCTGGCGCTCGCAGGCGACGTCACGTACACGTTGCCGTCCAACGAGATCCTGGCTCCGGGCAGCCCCCACAAGGCGCGCTCCGCGGCCAACGACCGCGTGGTCGAGGCGTTGTCGGGGGTCCTGGACCAGTTCGACATCGACGCCCAGGTCACCGGCTTCATGCGGGGCCCGACCGTGACGCGGTACGAGGTCGAGCTGGGCAAGGGCACCAAGGTCGAGCGCGTCACGGCGCTGAGCAAGAACATCGCGTACGCGGTGGCCAGTGCCGACGTCCGCATCCTGTCGCCGATCCCCGGCAAGAGCGCCATCGGCATCGAGATCCCCAACACCGACCGTGAGAAGGTCAGCCTCGGCGACGTCCTGCGCAGCTCGACGGCGCGCGACAACCACCACCCGATGGTCATGGGTGTCGGCAAGGACGTCGAGGGCGGTTACGTCATCGCCAACCTCGCGAAGATGCCGCACCTGCTCGTCGCGGGCGCCACGGGCGCCGGCAAGTCGAGCTTCGTGAACTCGATGATCACCTCGATCCTCATGCGCTCGACGCCGGACGAGGTGCGCATGGTGCTCGTCGACCCCAAGCGCGTCGAGCTCACCGGGTACGAGGGCATCCCGCACCTGATCACGCCGATCATCACGAGCCCCAAGAAGGCGGCCGAGGCGCTGCAGTGGGTCGTGCGCGAGATGGACACCCGCTACGACGACCTGGCGGCGTTCGGCTTCAAGCACATCGACGACTTCAACAAGGCCGTCAAGGCCGGCAAGGTCACGCCACCGCCGGGCAGCGAGCGCGTCGTCCACCCCTATCCGTACCTGCTGGTGATCGTCGACGAGCTGGCCGACCTGATGATGGTGGCCCCCCGCGACGTCGAGGACTCGATCGTCCGCATCACCCAGCTGGCCCGCGCGGCGGGCATCCACCTGGTGCTGGCGACCCAGCGACCGAGCGTGGACGTCGTCACCGGGCTGATCAAGGCCAACGTGCCCAGCCGCATGGCGTTCGCCACGAGCAGCCTCGCGGACAGCCGGGTCGTGCTCGACCAGCCGGGAGCCGAGAAGCTCATCGGTCAAGGTGACGCGCTGTTCCTGCCCATGGGTTCGAGCAAGCCGATGCGCGTGCAGGGCGCCTGGGTCACCGAGTCCGAGATCGCCAAGGTCGTCGAGCACGTCAAGACCCAGCTCAAGCCGTCGTACCGCGACGACGTCGTGGTCGCTCAGGCCAAGAAGCAGGTCGACGAGGACATCGGCGACGACCTCGACCTGCTGCTGCAGGCCACCGAGCTGGTGGTCACGACGCAGTTCGGGTCGACCTCGATGCTGCAGCGCAAGTTGCGCGTCGGCTTCGCCAAGGCCGGGCGCCTCATGGACCTCATGGAGTCGCGGGGGATCGTCGGCCCGAGCGAGGGCAGCAAGGCCCGCGACGTACTGGTCAAGGCGGACGACCTTCCCGCGACCCTGGCCGTTCTGCGCGGCGAGGAGCCCGTGGGGGCCGCACCCTACGACGACCTGGCCGACGTCGACGGCGCTGCCGACGGTGCCGGCGAGGACGCCTGGCAGCTCACCGACCGCGCCTGA